From one Anoplolepis gracilipes chromosome 8, ASM4749672v1, whole genome shotgun sequence genomic stretch:
- the Ide gene encoding insulin-degrading enzyme isoform X1, with translation MFATNALKSRISFVSTQSFLLFRNQILESKAAVVSMSTHKRVEKRYDDIIKSQNDDRLYRGLVLANKMKVLLISDSTTDKSAVALDVNIGYMCDPDDLPGLAHFCEHMLFLGTEKYPQQNDYNVYLSQNGGASNASTLLDHTTYYFDITPEKLRGALDRFAQFFLTPLFTETLTELELNAINSEHEKNLANDTWRFDQLDKSSASPDHPFSKFGTGNKETLDKIPKEKGINVRDRLLQFHEKYYSANVMSLCILGKESLDELENMVVNLFCEVRNKEVEVPVWPEHPFKDEHFRTKWYIVPIKDMRNLDITFPLPDLQEYYRSAPAHYISHLLGHEGEGSLLSALKAKGWCNSLVSGKRSSARGFNFFSVVVDLTEEGIKHVDDIVTLMFQYISMLKKKGPIEWIYNEYRDIANMNFRFKEKSSPRNYVFSVVSSLQEYPMNEVLCAERIYPEWRPDIISQIMGYLTPQNIRVHLVGKLYENIANETEKWYGTKYKKEKIPTDIISIWENVNDNSDLQLPPKNEFIATKFDIKPHDNVEKFPIIIEDTPFIRLWFKKDDEFLVPRSRMLFDFVSPLAYMDPISCNLINMFVQLFRDSLNEYAYAADLAGLQWELNNSKYGITLGIAGYDDKQRVLLEKIMDRMINFKIDPKRFEILKENYIRTLKNFVAEQPYQHAVYYLAVLLSEQVWVKNELLEATAHLTVDRLQQFIPQLLSKVHVECLIHGNVTIAEATDTVRLIESKLTSSVPHITPLLHRQLILYREVRLEDGCHFLFEAENKLHKSSCTEVYYQTGLQSTESNMLLELLAQIISEPCFNILRTKEQLGYIVFSGVRRTNGAQGLRIIVQSDKHPQYVEKRIDLFIDSMLEHISTMSEEQFERHKKALATLRLEKPKMLSTLCTIFWNEIISQQYNFDRANIEVAYLKTITRQQILNFYKEIIYSEARHKMSVHVISTATDNTLIEESISDSNNKTEKVTDIPANQGVKKIDDILSFKISQSLYPLLKPFKEFPMKGVRSSKL, from the exons ATGTTCGCCACGAACGCGTTAAAATCACGCATTTCATTCGTATCCACGCAATCTTTTCTGCTTTTCAG AAATCAAATCCTAGAATCCAAAGCAGCAGTAGTCAGTATGTCAACTCACAAACGTGTAGAAAAACGATATGATGACAtaataaaatcacaaaatgaTGATAGATTGTACAGAGGCTTAGTGCTTGCTAATAAAATGAAAGTGCTTTTAATAAGCGATTCAACAACTGATAAGAGCGCTGTTGCACTAGATGTTAATATAg GCTACATGTGCGATCCAGATGATCTACCTGGATTAGCACACTTTTGTGAACATATGTTATTTCTGGGAACGGAGAAATATCCTCAGCAGAATGATTACAATGTATATTTGTCGCAGAATGGTGGCGCGAGCAATGCTTCGACGCTTTTGGATCACACGACCTATTACTTCGATATAACTCCGGAAAAGTTAAGGGGTGCGTTAGATCGTTTCGCTCAGTTTTTCTTAACGCCCCTCTTCACAGAGACTCTGACCGAATTGGAGCTGAACGCCATAAATTCAGAGCACGAGAAAAATTTGGCAAATGATACCTGGCGATTCGATCAATTGGACAAATCCTCTGCAAGCCCCGATCATCCATTTTCAAAATTCGGCACCGGCAATAAAGAAACGTTAGATAAAATACCGAAGGAAAAGGGCATCAATGTTAGGGATAGACTGCTTCAGTTTcatgagaaatattattctgcAAATGTCATGTCACTGTGCATTCTTGGCAAAG agAGTTTAGACGAACTTGAAAACATGGTAGTAAATCTCTTTTGTGAGGTGCGAAACAAAGAAGTGGAAGTTCCAGTATGGCCTGAACATCCATTTAAGGATGAACACTTTCGCACTAAGTGGTACATTGTTCCAATAAAAGATATGAGGAATCTAGACATTACATTTCCTTTGCCTGACTTGCAAGAATATTATCGATCCGCG CCTGCACATTACATTTCTCATCTGCTTGGACACGAAGGAGAAGGCTCATTATTATCGGCTTTGAAAGCCAAAGGTTGGTGTAACTCCCTAGTATCTGGAAAACGGTCAAGCGCCAGAGGCTTCAATTTTTTCAGTGTCGTTGTTGATTTAACCGAGGAAGGAATTAAGCACGTCGACGATATTGTTACACTGATGTTTCAGTACATCAGTATGCTTAAGAAAAAGGGCCCAATTGAATGGATCTATAAT GAATACAGAGATATCGCGAATATGAATTTTCGTTTTAAGGAAAAGTCTTCACCTCGTAATTACGTGTTTTCTGTAGTATCATCGCTGCAGGAATATCCCATGAATGAAGTGTTGTGCGCGGAACGTATTTACCCTGAATGGCGACCAGATATTATTAGTCAGATCATGGGGTACTTGACGCCGCAAAATATTAGAGTTCACCTGGTCGGAAAACTGTACGAAAATATAGCTAACGAGACCGAAAAGTGGTATggtactaaatataaaaaggagAAGATACCAACGGACATAATTAGCATATGGGAGAACGTTAACGATAATTCGGATCTGCAATTGCCTCCCAAGAACGAATTTATAGCGACTAAATTTGATATCAAGCCGCATGATaac gtAGAAAAATTTCCTATAATTATAGAGGACACACCATTTATAAGACTTTGGTTTAAAAAAGATGACGAATTTCTCGTACCGAGATCTAGGATGCTCTTCGATTTTGTCAG TCCACTCGCATATATGGATCCCATTAgttgcaatttaattaatatgttcgTCCAACTATTTCGTGATTCTCTCAATGAGTATGCATATGCTGCCGATTTAGCTGGTTTACAATGGGAacttaataatagtaaatatggaataaca CTTGGTATAGCTGGTTATGATGACAAACAGCGTgtattgttagaaaaaattatggaCAGAATGATAAACTTTAAGATTGATCCAAAGAGATTTGAAAttctaaaagaaaat TATATCAggactttgaaaaatttcgtGGCTGAGCAACCATATCAACATGCAGTCTACTATCTCGCAGTTCTGTTATCGGAACAAGTCTGGGTAAAGAATGAATTATTGGAAGCAACTGCTc ATTTGACTGTTGATAGACTTCAACAGTTTATACCACAACTTCTTAGTAAAGTGCATGTAGAATGTTTGATACATGGCAACGTGACTATAGCAGAGGCCACAGATACAGTTAGATTAATAGAATCTAAGTTGACAAGTTCAGTGCCTCACATAACACCACTATTGCATAGACAACTAATATTGTATCGTGAAGTTAGACTGGAAGATG GTTGCCATTTTCTGTTTGAAgcagaaaataaattgcataaaagtTCATGTACAGAAGTATACTATCAAACTGGCTTGCAATCGACAGAGTCGAATATGCTTTTAGAGCTTTTAGCACAAATTATTTCGGAACCTTGcttcaatattttaagaacCAAGGAACAATTGGGCTACATTGTATTTAGTGGTGTGCGCAGAACTAATGGAGCCCAAGGTTTACGAATCATAGTTCAAAGTGACAAACACCCACAATATGTTGAAAAACGTATCGATCTATTTATTGACTCCATGTTG gaGCACATATCTACGATGTCGGAAGAGCAATTTGAGAGACATAAGAAAGCCTTGGCTACATTACGTCTTGAGAAACCAAAAATGTTGAGTACTCTGTGCACTATATTCTGGAACGAAATTATAAGCCAGCAATACAACTTTGATCGAGCAAATATCGAAGTGGCttatttgaaaactataaCGCGGCAAcaaatacttaatttttataag gaaattatatatagtgaaGCACGACATAAAATGTCAGTACACGTGATATCCACGGCAAcagataatacattaattgaaGAAAGTATATCTGATTCGAATAACAAAACTGAAAAAGTCACTGACATACCAGCCAATCAAGgagtcaaaaaaattgatgatattTTATCCTTTAAAATTAGTCAATCTCTATATCCTTTATTAAAACCATTTAAAGAATTTCCCATGAAAGGCGTACGttcttctaaattataa
- the Ide gene encoding insulin-degrading enzyme isoform X2: MTSFYQNDEISLAESCNCKNQILESKAAVVSMSTHKRVEKRYDDIIKSQNDDRLYRGLVLANKMKVLLISDSTTDKSAVALDVNIGYMCDPDDLPGLAHFCEHMLFLGTEKYPQQNDYNVYLSQNGGASNASTLLDHTTYYFDITPEKLRGALDRFAQFFLTPLFTETLTELELNAINSEHEKNLANDTWRFDQLDKSSASPDHPFSKFGTGNKETLDKIPKEKGINVRDRLLQFHEKYYSANVMSLCILGKESLDELENMVVNLFCEVRNKEVEVPVWPEHPFKDEHFRTKWYIVPIKDMRNLDITFPLPDLQEYYRSAPAHYISHLLGHEGEGSLLSALKAKGWCNSLVSGKRSSARGFNFFSVVVDLTEEGIKHVDDIVTLMFQYISMLKKKGPIEWIYNEYRDIANMNFRFKEKSSPRNYVFSVVSSLQEYPMNEVLCAERIYPEWRPDIISQIMGYLTPQNIRVHLVGKLYENIANETEKWYGTKYKKEKIPTDIISIWENVNDNSDLQLPPKNEFIATKFDIKPHDNVEKFPIIIEDTPFIRLWFKKDDEFLVPRSRMLFDFVSPLAYMDPISCNLINMFVQLFRDSLNEYAYAADLAGLQWELNNSKYGITLGIAGYDDKQRVLLEKIMDRMINFKIDPKRFEILKENYIRTLKNFVAEQPYQHAVYYLAVLLSEQVWVKNELLEATAHLTVDRLQQFIPQLLSKVHVECLIHGNVTIAEATDTVRLIESKLTSSVPHITPLLHRQLILYREVRLEDGCHFLFEAENKLHKSSCTEVYYQTGLQSTESNMLLELLAQIISEPCFNILRTKEQLGYIVFSGVRRTNGAQGLRIIVQSDKHPQYVEKRIDLFIDSMLEHISTMSEEQFERHKKALATLRLEKPKMLSTLCTIFWNEIISQQYNFDRANIEVAYLKTITRQQILNFYKEIIYSEARHKMSVHVISTATDNTLIEESISDSNNKTEKVTDIPANQGVKKIDDILSFKISQSLYPLLKPFKEFPMKGVRSSKL; encoded by the exons ATGACGtcattttatcaaaatgaCGAGATCTCACTTGCGGAGAGTTGTAACTGCAA AAATCAAATCCTAGAATCCAAAGCAGCAGTAGTCAGTATGTCAACTCACAAACGTGTAGAAAAACGATATGATGACAtaataaaatcacaaaatgaTGATAGATTGTACAGAGGCTTAGTGCTTGCTAATAAAATGAAAGTGCTTTTAATAAGCGATTCAACAACTGATAAGAGCGCTGTTGCACTAGATGTTAATATAg GCTACATGTGCGATCCAGATGATCTACCTGGATTAGCACACTTTTGTGAACATATGTTATTTCTGGGAACGGAGAAATATCCTCAGCAGAATGATTACAATGTATATTTGTCGCAGAATGGTGGCGCGAGCAATGCTTCGACGCTTTTGGATCACACGACCTATTACTTCGATATAACTCCGGAAAAGTTAAGGGGTGCGTTAGATCGTTTCGCTCAGTTTTTCTTAACGCCCCTCTTCACAGAGACTCTGACCGAATTGGAGCTGAACGCCATAAATTCAGAGCACGAGAAAAATTTGGCAAATGATACCTGGCGATTCGATCAATTGGACAAATCCTCTGCAAGCCCCGATCATCCATTTTCAAAATTCGGCACCGGCAATAAAGAAACGTTAGATAAAATACCGAAGGAAAAGGGCATCAATGTTAGGGATAGACTGCTTCAGTTTcatgagaaatattattctgcAAATGTCATGTCACTGTGCATTCTTGGCAAAG agAGTTTAGACGAACTTGAAAACATGGTAGTAAATCTCTTTTGTGAGGTGCGAAACAAAGAAGTGGAAGTTCCAGTATGGCCTGAACATCCATTTAAGGATGAACACTTTCGCACTAAGTGGTACATTGTTCCAATAAAAGATATGAGGAATCTAGACATTACATTTCCTTTGCCTGACTTGCAAGAATATTATCGATCCGCG CCTGCACATTACATTTCTCATCTGCTTGGACACGAAGGAGAAGGCTCATTATTATCGGCTTTGAAAGCCAAAGGTTGGTGTAACTCCCTAGTATCTGGAAAACGGTCAAGCGCCAGAGGCTTCAATTTTTTCAGTGTCGTTGTTGATTTAACCGAGGAAGGAATTAAGCACGTCGACGATATTGTTACACTGATGTTTCAGTACATCAGTATGCTTAAGAAAAAGGGCCCAATTGAATGGATCTATAAT GAATACAGAGATATCGCGAATATGAATTTTCGTTTTAAGGAAAAGTCTTCACCTCGTAATTACGTGTTTTCTGTAGTATCATCGCTGCAGGAATATCCCATGAATGAAGTGTTGTGCGCGGAACGTATTTACCCTGAATGGCGACCAGATATTATTAGTCAGATCATGGGGTACTTGACGCCGCAAAATATTAGAGTTCACCTGGTCGGAAAACTGTACGAAAATATAGCTAACGAGACCGAAAAGTGGTATggtactaaatataaaaaggagAAGATACCAACGGACATAATTAGCATATGGGAGAACGTTAACGATAATTCGGATCTGCAATTGCCTCCCAAGAACGAATTTATAGCGACTAAATTTGATATCAAGCCGCATGATaac gtAGAAAAATTTCCTATAATTATAGAGGACACACCATTTATAAGACTTTGGTTTAAAAAAGATGACGAATTTCTCGTACCGAGATCTAGGATGCTCTTCGATTTTGTCAG TCCACTCGCATATATGGATCCCATTAgttgcaatttaattaatatgttcgTCCAACTATTTCGTGATTCTCTCAATGAGTATGCATATGCTGCCGATTTAGCTGGTTTACAATGGGAacttaataatagtaaatatggaataaca CTTGGTATAGCTGGTTATGATGACAAACAGCGTgtattgttagaaaaaattatggaCAGAATGATAAACTTTAAGATTGATCCAAAGAGATTTGAAAttctaaaagaaaat TATATCAggactttgaaaaatttcgtGGCTGAGCAACCATATCAACATGCAGTCTACTATCTCGCAGTTCTGTTATCGGAACAAGTCTGGGTAAAGAATGAATTATTGGAAGCAACTGCTc ATTTGACTGTTGATAGACTTCAACAGTTTATACCACAACTTCTTAGTAAAGTGCATGTAGAATGTTTGATACATGGCAACGTGACTATAGCAGAGGCCACAGATACAGTTAGATTAATAGAATCTAAGTTGACAAGTTCAGTGCCTCACATAACACCACTATTGCATAGACAACTAATATTGTATCGTGAAGTTAGACTGGAAGATG GTTGCCATTTTCTGTTTGAAgcagaaaataaattgcataaaagtTCATGTACAGAAGTATACTATCAAACTGGCTTGCAATCGACAGAGTCGAATATGCTTTTAGAGCTTTTAGCACAAATTATTTCGGAACCTTGcttcaatattttaagaacCAAGGAACAATTGGGCTACATTGTATTTAGTGGTGTGCGCAGAACTAATGGAGCCCAAGGTTTACGAATCATAGTTCAAAGTGACAAACACCCACAATATGTTGAAAAACGTATCGATCTATTTATTGACTCCATGTTG gaGCACATATCTACGATGTCGGAAGAGCAATTTGAGAGACATAAGAAAGCCTTGGCTACATTACGTCTTGAGAAACCAAAAATGTTGAGTACTCTGTGCACTATATTCTGGAACGAAATTATAAGCCAGCAATACAACTTTGATCGAGCAAATATCGAAGTGGCttatttgaaaactataaCGCGGCAAcaaatacttaatttttataag gaaattatatatagtgaaGCACGACATAAAATGTCAGTACACGTGATATCCACGGCAAcagataatacattaattgaaGAAAGTATATCTGATTCGAATAACAAAACTGAAAAAGTCACTGACATACCAGCCAATCAAGgagtcaaaaaaattgatgatattTTATCCTTTAAAATTAGTCAATCTCTATATCCTTTATTAAAACCATTTAAAGAATTTCCCATGAAAGGCGTACGttcttctaaattataa